The segment AAAAGCATATATTAAGAGCAGTAAGTGCCATTATTATTATTTTCTTTATGATTGCATACGTAGGAAGTCAGCTGGTTGCTGGTGGGGGAGCATTTGCTACGAGTATGGGTGTGTCACCTACGGTAGGTATGTGGTTAACTGCCTTTATTTTATTGGCTTACACGATGTTAGGTGGATTCCATGCCGTCAGTAAGACCGATGTGATCCAGGCTGGGTTTATGTTTGTTTCACTCGTCCTTCTCCCGACGGTTGCCGTCATCGGCTTAGGTGGCTTTGGACCAATTTTAGAAGCGATGAATACAGAAGGGGGCGGATTCATTAGCCCATTCGCCTTTGGTTTCGGTGCCATCATCGGCTTGATTGGTATTGGATTTGGAAGTCCGGGTAACCCTCATATACTAGTAAGGTACATGTCCCTTAAAAACGTCAAAGAAATGAGACAAGCGGCATTAATCAGCTCCGTCTGGAATGTTCTAATGGGATGGGGAGCCGTCATGATTGGCTTGGCTGGTCGTGCGTACTTTCCTGAAATCAACATGTTGCCTAACGGAAATCAAGAACAGGTTTTCCTTTCATTAGGGTCTGAAATTCTACATCCATTATTCTTTGGTTTCTTACTGGTCGCCGTGTTAGCTGCCATCATGTCGAGCGCGGATAGTCAATTGCTTGTAGGATCCAGTGCCTTCATTCGAGATATTTATCAAAAAATAATCGGGAAAGACAAAGAGCTTCCACAAAAGAAGCTAGTATTATTAAGCCGAATTACGACCGTCGTGTTTATGGGTCTTTCTCTCATCCTAGCATTCACAGCCCAGGAATTCGTATTTTGGATGGTATTATTCGCCTTTGGTGGACTGGGAGCCTGTTTTGGTCCAGCTCTTCTTCTATCTTTCTATTGGAAAGGTGTATCCAAACAAGGTGTTCTTTGGGGAATGATCACAGGATTAATCACGGTGATTTTGGTGAAACAACAGCCTCAATGGACTTATGCTTTCTTGCCGGATATTAAAGAATTATTAAACACGCATTTCTTTGGTATCACGTATGAGGCTGTGCCTGGGTTTATCGTCGCAACACTTTTTACAGTGGTCATTAGTTTGTTTACGAAGAAACCAGATAATGCTGA is part of the Sutcliffiella sp. FSL R7-0096 genome and harbors:
- a CDS encoding sodium/proline symporter produces the protein MITVEPIAITILVLYLVGLLLIGFISSRKSSEGLTDFFLAGRNLNKWTVALSAVSSGRSAWLVLGVTGTAYATGLNAVWAIAGYITVEVFMFFYVAKRFRAYSENTGSITVPDILETRFNDKKHILRAVSAIIIIFFMIAYVGSQLVAGGGAFATSMGVSPTVGMWLTAFILLAYTMLGGFHAVSKTDVIQAGFMFVSLVLLPTVAVIGLGGFGPILEAMNTEGGGFISPFAFGFGAIIGLIGIGFGSPGNPHILVRYMSLKNVKEMRQAALISSVWNVLMGWGAVMIGLAGRAYFPEINMLPNGNQEQVFLSLGSEILHPLFFGFLLVAVLAAIMSSADSQLLVGSSAFIRDIYQKIIGKDKELPQKKLVLLSRITTVVFMGLSLILAFTAQEFVFWMVLFAFGGLGACFGPALLLSFYWKGVSKQGVLWGMITGLITVILVKQQPQWTYAFLPDIKELLNTHFFGITYEAVPGFIVATLFTVVISLFTKKPDNAEEVLESLKESA